CCGGACCGTCGAGGGACCGGGCTGGCGCACCGAGACCCACGGCTTCGACAGCCTCCCGCTGCTCGTCCGCCCCGGCGCCGTCGTCCCCGTCGGCGCCCGCGCCGACCGACCCGACTACCCGTACGCCGACGGGGTCACGCTGCGGGCGTACCAGCTCGCCGACGGCGTCCACCGGGTGGTCACCGTGCCCGCCACCGACGGCACCCCGGCCGCGGTGTTCGAGATCAGCCGGGACGGTGACCGGATCCGGGTGACCCGCGACGGTCCGGTGCGGGCACCCTGGCACCTGGTCCTCGTCGCGGTCACCAGCCACGGGTCGGTCACCGGTGGCACCGCCGAGACCGTCACCGACGGCACCCGGATCAGCGCCGAAGCGGAGACCGACCGGCTTGAGATCGTCCTGCCCACCCAGAGGTGACCAGGCCCGGAGCCTCCCGACATCCTCCGCTGGGGCACGGCCACCGCCGCCGGTACGCGGGTGGGCCCGCTCGACGCCGCAGGGCACCGTCGACGGTTACGGCGACGGGGAGCGGCGACTGGTCGTAGTACTCGCCCCGGCGCATCCGCTGCCCGGCTGAGGAGACACCGGTCGTCTCCATGACGGCATTCCTCCGGTCAGCGATTGTCGTTGGGTCCCAGCGCCCCGCGGTGCCAGGTGTGCCAGCCACGGCACAGCAGGTAGCCGGCGATGGTGGTCGTCGAGACGAGCCCGTCGGCGATCAGGGTCAGGAGTGCGTTCGGGACGTCGAGGATGAAGGCGGCCTGGATGGTGACCGCGATCTTGTGGATGAGCAGGAGTTCCCACATGCCGCGTTGCTTTCGGGGTGCGAGGGCCAGCATGGCCCACATTCCGGCGAAGACGATGTAGGCGCAGGTGTGCCAGTACTCGGGAGGGTCTGCAGCCGGTCGGCCTGGCCGCCGGCGGGAACGGGCCGGGTCCGTCGGTCGTGGACGGTGTGACTTCCGGACGACCGTGGTGGGTGGGGGCAGGGGTAGCCTGTCCGGCGTGCGATCCGCAGCCGTCTCCCGGGGCTCACTGGTTGGCAGGTCAGTCGAGCTCAAGGTTCTCGACGAGCTGATCGAGGGCGCGCGGTCGGGCCGGGGCGAGTCGCTGGTGGTGCGCGGCGAGGCCGGCATCGGCAAGAGCACGCTGCTGGCACACGCCCGCGACGCGGCGTCCGGTGCGCGGGTGATCCAGGTGTCCGGGGCGGAGTTCGAGCGGGAGTTGCCCTACAGCGCGCTGCATCAACTGTGTGTGCCGGTGCTGGGCCACCTCGCGGACCTGCCCACCCGGCACGCCGACGCGCTCCGGGTCGCGTTCGGGCTGGCGGCGGGCACGCCCGACCTCTTCCACATCGGCGCGGCGACCCTGGGCCTGCTGGCTGCTGCGGCCGGCGTGCGCCCGTTGCTGTGCGTGGTCGACGACGCCCACTGGTTGGACGCGGCGTCGGCGAAGGCGTTGGCCTTCGTCGGTCGGCGGGTGGCCAGCGAACCGATCGCCATGCTGTTCGCGCTGCGGTTGCCCGCCTCGGACGACCTGCACGAGCTGCCCAGCCTTGACCTCACCGGCTTGGCGGACGCCGAGGCACGGATGCTGCTCGCGGCCCACCGTCACCTCCTCCTCGACGAGCAGGTGCTCAGCCGGCTGCTCGCCGAGGCCCGGGGAAACCCGTTGGCGTTGCTCGAACTGCCCGAGGCGGGCGGCTTCGGGCAGCCGGACACCGCTGCGGTACCGACCCGGATCGAGCGCAGCTTCCGACACCGGCTGTCGGATCTGCCGGACGACGCCCGTCTCCTGCTGACCGTGGCGAGCGCCGACCCGACGGGTGATCCCACCCTGGTGTGGCCGGCCACGCGACTGTTGGGCATCGACGTGTCGACCGCCAGCGCCAGCGCGGCAGCGACAGGGCTGGTCGAGTTCGCCGCGGACATCCGCTTCTGCCACCCGCTGGCTCGGTCCGCGGTCTACCACGCGGCGTCGGTGGGGGAACGGCACCGGGCGCATCGGGCGCTGGCCGAGGCAACCAGCGCCGTCACCGACCCGGACCGGCGGGCCTGGCACCGCGCCCAGGCCAGCGTCGGCCCCGACGACGACGTCGCCGCGGAACTCGTACGATCGGCCACCCGCGCCCAGACGCGCGGGGGCGTGGTGGCCGCGGCTGCCTTCCTGGAACGGGCGGCCGAGCTTTCCCTGAACCCCGCCGGCCGAATCGAACGAACGCTCGCGGCGGCGCAGGCCGCCCTCGTCGCGGGCCGTCCCGATCGGGCCGCCGCGTTGATCAGGGCCGTCGAGCACACCGCACTCGACGAGTTCCAGCTCGCCCACGCCGACCTGTTACGGGGCCAGGTGGCGTTCCAGAGCCACCGGGACGACAGCGGCCCCGAGTTCATGATCCGAGCGGGCAGACGCCTGGCCGGGCTGGATCCGGAACGCGCCCGCAGGTGCTTCCTGGACGCGATCGAGACGAGTCTCCTCGTCGGTCGGCCCAGCGGAGTGCAGGACCTGGTGCTGGCCGCCGTGCGATCGGTACCGGTGACCGCGTCACGTCAACCGGACGTTCTGGACGCGCTGGGCCTGCTGAACTCAGCGGGCCATCGCAGCGCGATCCCGCTGATCCAGCAGGTTCTGGAAGACGGGAACGGTTCCTGCAGGCCTGGATGGACCGGATACCCCGCGCTCGCCCTCATGCTCGCGGCAGAGATCTGGGACCCGCACCGGTACTGGACGATCGTCGAGTGGCTGCTGCGGACCGGCCGGGAGTCCGGTTCGCCCCTGCTGCTGCGTCTCGGGCTAGCGCAGGTCGGCTCGTACGGTGCGCTCACCGCCGACCCCGAACTGGCGACGGCTGCAATCGCCGAGGAGGAAGCGATCGCCGACGCGACCGGCGGGCCCCCGGTGCCCTACCCCCGGCTCCACCTCGCGGCCATGCGTGGTCGCCGCGCCGAGGCGCTCGCGTTGTTCGAGAGCGCCACGGCCGCGGCGACCATCAGCGGTAGTGGTCTCCTGACCAGCAACATCGACTGGGCATCGGCCGTACTGCACAACGGCCTCGCCGACTATCCGGCCGCACTGACCGCCGCTCGGCGGGCCGTCGCGGACGGCACCCTCTTCCTCGCCAGTTTCTCCCTGCCCGAACTGGTCGAAGCGGCGGTCCGCTGCGGTGAAACCGACGCCGCCAGGGCGGCGCTGGAGTCACTTGTGGAACGCGCCGATGCCAGCGGGACCGCCACCGGCCTGGGCATCGCGGCGTACGCCCGAGGGCTGGTCACCGGTTCCGAGGAGCACTATCGGACCGCCATCGCGTACCTCGAGCGGAGTCCGCTGTCGGCCTACCGAGCCAGAGCCCATCTCGTGTACGGGGAGTGGCTGCGGCGCGAGGGACGCCGGCTCGACTGCCGAACGCACCTGCGTACCGCGCACCGCCTGCTGTCCGAGGCGGGGTTCGACGGGTTCGCCCGGCGGGCCGCCACCGAACTACGCGCCACCGGGGAACGGCCACGCCGACGGTCACCACACACCTACGACCAGCTCACGATCCAGGAGCTGCACATCGCCCGGCTGGTCGCCGCCGGCGCGACGTCCAGCGAGGTGGCCGCCCAGCTGTTCATCAGCCCACGTACGGTCGACGCCCACCTGCGCAACATCTTCCGCAAGCTCGGCATCAACTCACGGCGGCAACTCCGGCACCGGCCCGATCTCGGCGCGTGAAAGTGCCGGGCGGCTCGACGCTGCGCCCTCTACCACGAACGCCGCCCCCATCAGGGCGCCACCAACACCAGCGGCCCGGGATCAGACACCGCTGATCTCGGTGATCCAGCTGCGGCTCGCGATCACCGATGAGTAGTTCTGTGAGGTCGATCCGTTGCCGTTGAAGGAGACACCGACCTGCCGCCCGTTGTGGAGCTGGGGTCCGCCGGAGTCGCCCTGCCAGGACACTCCGTTGCCCCGGGTGCTGCGGATCACCGGGCCGCCGTCGGCGTCCTCGCCGCTGATCGCGGTCACTCGGACGGTGGCGGTCTTCAGCTGTTCGGACGGCTCACAGGTCAGGCAGGTCCGGCCCCAGCCGTAGATGTCGTTGCTGGCGCCGACCGGCGGGTTGGTGTCGGCCAGCGTGACATACGTGGTGGAGATCGACGTTCCCAGGTGTAGCAGGGCGAGGTCGTGCCGGGTGTGGATGGCGCTCACCGTGGCGGTGGTGCCCCCGGAGGAGCGGTACACGCTGCCGACCCGTACCGAGATGGATCCGCGCAGGCAGTGGGCGGCGGTCAGCACCCAGCGCGGAGCGATGATCGAGCCGGAGCAGGCGAACGAGCCGTTCTGGAACACGGCGGTCGCCCACGGTGCCGACGCGACGAGGCTGCCGCCGATGATCGGCTGCGGTCCGGTCGGTGCGGCGGTCGCCGTGGCCGGGGCGACGAACACACCGGTGAGGACGGTCGCGACGAGCGCCATGGTGAGACGGATGCGCACGGAATGACTCCTTACCGAGGCGACTACTGACACCGACGATTATCGATCGCGCGGCCGTCGATGTGAATGGCATCGGTGTCGCGATGCTGTTCTGCGGACGACCCCGACCAGATGGCCAGCGGCCAGGCAGGCCCACGGGTGACGTGGACGGTGAGCCGCACCACGTCGGCCACCCAGGACTTGCATCTGACAGTGGCGTCAGATCCTACGGTGCAGTCATGACATCACTGTTCGACAATGTTTCTCTCGGCGGGCTCCGGCTTCCCAACCGGGTCGTGATGGCGCCGATGAGCCGGGTGCGATCCGACCGCGAGGGGCTCGCGACCGCGTCGATGGCGACGTACTACGCCCAGCGGGCGACCGCGGGTCTGATCATCACCGAGGGCACCTACCCCAACCCCGTCGGACAGTCCAACCCGCTCACGCCGGGGCTGTACACCCCGGCGCAGACCGACTCCTGGCGGCAGGTCACCTCCGCCGTGCACACCAACGGGGGCCGGGTCTTCGCGCAGCTCATGCACGGTGGACGGATCAGCCACCCGGACACCACCGGGCACCAGCCGGTCGCGCCCTCCGCGGTCGCGCCCCGCGAGGTGTACGTGTTCACCCCCACCGGACCACAACTGGCGCCCACGCCACGGGCGCTCTCCACCGCCGAGGTGGAAGGCGAGGTGGAGTCGTTCGCGGCAGCCGCCCGACGGGCGATCGTGGCCGGCTTCGACGGCGTGGAGCTGCACGGCGCGAACGGGTACCTGATGAACCAGTTCCTCTCCGGCAACACCAACCTCCGCACGGACCGCTACGGCGGCTCCGTCTCCGGGCACATCCGCTTCGCCGTGGAGGCGGTCGCCGCCACGATCGACGCGGTCGGCGCCGACCGCGTCGGCCTGCGGTTGTCGCCCGGCGCGGGCGTCGGGGACACCGTCGACACCGACATCCCCGCGGTGTACGGCGCGTTGCTCGCCGAACTCGTCCCGCTCGGACCGGCCTACGTACACCTGGCCGGCACCGACGACGAGATCCTGCTCGGGCTGCGCCGGGCCTGGCCCGGCACGCTCATCGTCAACCCGTCGATACCCGGCACCCCGGTCCCGTCGAACCGCGCCGACGCCGAGCGTTGGTTGGCCCAGGGGGCGGACCTGGTCGCGTTCGGCCGCGCCTACCTCGCCAACCCCGACCTGGTCGAGCGGTTCCGGGCGGACCTGCCGCTGGCGGTCGCCGACCTGGACACCTACTACACCGGCGGCGACGACGGCTACCTCACCTATCCGGCGTACGCCCACCCGCCGCTGACCGCGACGGCATCGGTGTGACCTGGGTGTAGTACCGCTGCAGGGCCGCGTCGGACGCGCTCGCATCCGGATCGGGCTCCGCACCGGGCGTACCCGCCACGACCGAAGGGCGGCCTGCGCTCACCGACGACCAGCCACGTCGGCCGCGAACGCAGCCACCCAGGTCAACGCGGAGTTCCAATTGATGGTGATTTCGTTGACCGACCAGGCTTCCAGGTTGTCGACGTAGCAGAGCTGGGGAGCGCATCCCTGCAACCAGCTCGCCGAGAGCGGGTCCTGGAGGCTGGAGTTGGGGCCACCGGCAACCGATCCCACCGGCGGATTCGGCAACCGGGCGTCGAAGGACTTCGCATACCACCGGCTGTGCTGGTTCTTCGCGTCGTTGACGCCGTAGCCGGTGATGTACGACTGCCCGAGGGCGTTACGGCCCAGCAGGTAGTCGAGGCCCTCGAAGACGGCGTCGGCGTACCTGTCGGCGCCGGTGAGGTCGTAGGCGGTGGCCAGGACGACCTGGTTGTTCAGCATGGACGCGTTAGAGCCCCAGTCGTACCGTCCCGTGGTGGGGGTGTACGTCTGGCCGAAACGCTCCGCCTTCTGGAACGAGATCAGGCGGTCCGCGGCGGCGACCACCCACCCCTTGATCTGGTCGCGGTCGCTCAACTCGGTGCCGAACCGCGCCAGGTCGAGTTGGGCCAGCGCGGCCACGGAGCCCCAGTAGAAGCCGTTCTGGCTGAACGCCGTGCCGGCGGTGTGGAAACGACTGATCCGGACGGTGGCGAGATAGGAGGCGTTCTTGGTGGTCAGGTACAGCTCGGCCGCGGCCCAGTAGAACTCGTCGGACACGTCACCATCGTTGTAGGGCCCCCCGCCGCTGCGGTCCTCGTACGGCGCGAAGAGCGCCGGGTTCGCCCGGGCCGCGGCGTACGCGCGTTCGGCCGCCGCGCGCAGTCGGGCGGCGAAGCCGGCGTCGTACGGCTGGTAGATCCGCGATGCCTGGGCCGCCACGGCGGCGAGGTTCAGGGTGGCCGCGGTCGACGGGCGGTGCAGCTCCCGGGGCTTCTTGTCCTGGTGCGGCAGCATCGGTGGTCCGGTCCAGGTCTCGTCGTGGACCTTGTGGTGGACCATGCCGGCCAACGGGAGACCGTCGGGCACCTGCATCTTCAGCATGAAGTCGAGATTCCAGCGGGCCTCGTCGAGGATGTCCGGTATGCCGTTGCCGCGTTCCGGCACCGCCAGGGTGCCGTCGCCGAGAGCCGCCGGCCGGTTGCGTTCCCACGCCGACAGGAGTTGGTATGTGGCGATGCCCCCGTTGACGACGTACTTGCCGTGGTCGCCGGCGTCGTACCAGCCGCCGGTGACGTCCAGCCGATAGGAGCAGGTCCAGTTGTTCAGGAACGACTTCGGCTGCTGGCACGGCACCTGGGTGTCGCCACCGTTGGGCGAATCCGCCACGTGCCCGGCCGGGCGGGCGTACGCCGCCCCGGCGATGCCCCCGTCGATCGCGATGCCACTGCGGTTGGTGTAGAAGAAGCGGGTCGCGTCGGTACGCAGCCGGTCGTAGAGATCCGCGCGGATGTCGAACGGGTGACTGGGACGGTCGACCCAGCCGTCGTACACCAGCTCGAACCGGCCGGTCGTCGTGACGTGGCTGAAGTCGATCACATGGGTGATGGCGCCGGCCGACGCGTCGAACCCGGTCGGGGTGGTCCGGCCCGTTGCCACCGTCGCACCGCCGCCGGCCCGGCGCAGCGTCCACGGCACCGATGAGGACGCGCCGTACAGCAACGTCGCGCGTTTGGGCCCCCTGGGCAGGTAGCCGTGCTGGTTCACCTTCAGGTCCGGGCCGGCATCGGCCCGGTACGCGTACTCGGCGCCGGTGAGCGTCACGTCGTCCATGCAGAACTCGTACGGTGCGCTGGATTTGCCGAGCCGGAACTGGAGCTGCGCCAACCGGTACGGCTCGGGGTAGGCCGTGCTGATGCTGTACTCGTACTCCTTCCAGGCGGTGCCGGTGGTGAAGCCCTTGTTCAGGTAGGTGACGTTTGTCGGGTTGTCGAAGGGGGCGAGGTAGACGATCGGATTCGCGGCGGTGTTCGTCCGGGCCCGGAACCGCAGCGTGTACGTCGCTCCGCCGGGCAGGTAGATGCTGTTGTGTCCGACCAGGACGTCCCACGGGTTGGTCGACGCGGGCGCGGTCACACAGAAGGTGCCACCGTCCAGCTTCGGGGTCATCCCGGCGTTCGTCCACCATGGTTTGTCCGTGCCGGTGAACGTGCTGTTCTGCAACAGCCGGCCGTCGAGCTGCGGCCGTGGTGTGCCACCGCCGTACGCCGGCAGCGTCCCCGCCGGCAGCTCCTGTCCGCCGCCCTGGCCGGGCTGTCCGGGGCCGGGCTCCGCAGTGCCGTACCGGGGCAGCAGCCAACCGTCGAGGCCACCGGAGACGGAGTTGAACAGGACGAAGTCGCCGACCCGGTCGGCGTCGAGGTCGGCGAACAGGTTGGTGGTGCCGGTGAACGGGCCCTCGTCGCGGATCGCGCCGAGCGGTCGCCAGCCGGTGGTGCGGCTCCAGGGTGCGCCGATGTTCTCCCAGGCCCGGACCTCGCCGCCGGGATGGACGACCCGCACCACGTCGACCCGGAGGTCACCGGTGATGTCCGTGAACGACACGTCGTTGAAGCCGTCGGCCGGCGTCGCGAAGCCCGTGACGCTGTGCCAGTCTCCCGGACCGGGTAGCCGGCCGGGTGACCGGTTCTCCCACAGGCTGGCGTTGTTGATCCGGTCCAGGTTGATCAGGTCGTCGTCCCCGTCGCCGTCGATGTCGACGAACCGCGAGTTCTCGTAGAGCAGGTTGTTGGCCACGATGGTGGGCGCTCCCCACCTCGTCTGCCCGTCACCGGACTCGTTGCGCGACACCCGCATGGCCCGGATCCCGGTCGGTGACTCGTCGGCGGCCAACAACCTGAGGTAGTCGTCCCGGCCGTCGCCGTCGAGGTCGCCGAAGTGCACCGTCTTGGGCTGCCCCCGGTCCGCGGGGGTGATGTCGCCGAGCGCGGTCCAGGTGGACCGGGCGCCGTCGTTGCGCCACGCCAACACCTGACCGTCGGGCCGAACGATGACATGATCGGCGTCACCGTCGCCGTCGAGGTCGGGCAAGTGGGTCTCCGAGCCGATCGGGGCGGCGTCCCGGAACTCGCCGATCGGCTCCCAGCGCGGGCCGATGCCGTTGCGGGGCTCCGCTCGCCACTGGTAGAAGTCCTGCGCGACCACCAACCGACCCCCGAGCGCGTTGGGGGAGGGCTGTAGGGAGCCGCTGAGCCCGGGCGTGAAGATCTGCCCGTCCTTGAACTGCCATCGGGAGACCTCCGCCTGCTCGGAGCAGGGCGTCGTGCCGGTGTTCCGGGAGTCCGGGTCCCAGGACAGGCATCGCTCGTCCGCCGGGTCGGTCTGCGGCCAGGCGAGCTGATACTGGCCCGGGGCCATGCTGAAGCGCACCTGCAGGGCCTCGTCGAGGCTGCCGCGCGGCGTCCTGACGTGCGGCCCGATGTCGTCACCGTCGTTCGTCTTCAGCGCGATCACCGCGTCCACCGGAATGTGGCGGGCGTAGAAGCGGTAGGTCTCGCCGGGGACCGGGGCGTAACAGTCCCGCTGCGCGGTGGTCCGGGGGCCAATGCCGCCGCCGGCGCCGCAGCCGGCGTTGACGACGTAGCGGACGTAGGAGTGGTCGGAGTTGCTGGGGCCGACCTGGGCGTCGATGGTGTTGTTGTTCTGGTTGCCGACGTAGGCCCAGTCGAGCCGACCGCCACCCTGATGGGTGGGCTGGTCCGGCGCGACGATGTTGCGCTGCAACCGGGCGGGCATCTGAGCCGGATCCTGGTTGAAGTCGGCGAGCAGCATCCACTCGTCGCTCGGTCGGCCTGCCATGAACTGCCGGGCCGTGTCGACGATGTCGGCGGCGTCGTTGGTACGGGTCGGGCCCATCGACAACGCGTGGGCGTCGAAGTACCAGTCGCTGCCGAGTTGGACGCCCGCCAGCGGCCGCGAGTTGAACTGGCTGTTCACCTGTAACGCCACGGCGTCCTGCGCCCTTTCCCGGGTCACGATCGCCAGGCCGTTACGTTGCTGACCGGGGTTGGTCCAGTAGATGAACACCCGATCCGGGCGGCTGCTCGTGCCGAGGTTGTACTCGTGTTCGGTGATCTGCAGCTGCGCGAAAGTCCGTGCCGTCTGGGTCGCCGATACCGGGGGTGCGTTGCCTGCCTCCTGGAGCGCCAGGACCTGCACCCCGTGTTCGTTGAGGAGTTGCCGGACGGTGGTGGTCCAGCGTGACTCCGGCGGCCCTCCGGTCCCGTCGCTCTGGCCCTGCATGTTCCAGGACGCGGTGATCCTGTCCTGCGGGGCCGCCACCGCCGGTGTCGACGGTTTCATGACGGACAGCACGGTCGCCGCCGTCGTCACCGCGATGGTCGCGGCCAACCACTTACGTGCAACGCCCACGTCGGATCCTCCAGACCTCGGACACAGACCATCCGGTAGCGGCTCTCGACATCGCGTCGGTAGGAATTACGTAGCCGTCTGGTCCGACGTCGGGCAACCGGGTGTGCGGCGTGCCCGCCACCGGATCGCCCATTGTGTACAGCGACGGCTGGATACAGCCGGTCATGTACTGTTGCCCTGCTGCACGCTGTCCGCCACCGATGCGGCGCCCAGGCGGTCGGTCGCCTCGGCGACCACGCTGGCCGGTTCGACCCGCGTGGACAGGGCGACCAACAGCTCGACGACGTCGCGGGCCCGCTGCGCGACCGAGGCGTCGTCGGTGCCGAATCCCAGGTCCACCAGGTGGGCGTGGTGCCGGCCGACGAGCACGTTCGCGGCGTCGCCGTGGATCGGCGCCAACCGTGCCACCTCGATCCCGCGCCTCCGCAGCGCCGCCCGCAGGGCGGGCACCGACCGTTGCGGCCCGACGTCGCCGACCACGAGCCGAGTCAGACACACCGCGAGCCAACCGACGAGGACGCCGCCGACCACGTCGATCGGCAGGTGCGCCCCGACGTGGATCCGGGCGACGGCGACCAGCCCGATCACCGTCCAGGCCGCGCGGCGCCACCGCGGGCCGCCGGCCCGTGCCGCGACGAGCGCCAGGGCGGTACGACGGCGACGTGTCCCGAGGGGTACCCGAGCCGTCCGGTGATCGTCTCGCGCAGGACCAGCCAACCCGTTGGTGGCGACGCTCGTCGGGCTGCCGCCGGCGTCGTCAGCTCAGTCGATCCAGCTTCTCGCGAGCGGTGGTGTCCGGTCGGGGGGTGAGGACCACGACGCGCAGGTCCGTGTTCTGCGTGGTCAGGACGCAGGTGTCCAGCGGGATGGCACCCACGTCCGGATGGACGGCGGTCTTGTGCGCGCTTTCGTGACTGGCCACCGCGCGGAGGTCCCAGAGGCGGCGGAACCGGTCGTTGCCGGCCATCCGCGCGACCAGCGCCGCCACGTCGGGGTCGTTCGGATAGCGGGCGCTGGTGGCGCGCAGGTCGGCCACCAGGGACTGCTCGAAGTAGGCACGCTCGGCATCGGTCTGACGGACGCGGGGGTTCCGCGATTCGAACTGGACGATCAGGGCGT
Above is a window of Micromonospora yangpuensis DNA encoding:
- a CDS encoding S1 family peptidase, which translates into the protein MRIRLTMALVATVLTGVFVAPATATAAPTGPQPIIGGSLVASAPWATAVFQNGSFACSGSIIAPRWVLTAAHCLRGSISVRVGSVYRSSGGTTATVSAIHTRHDLALLHLGTSISTTYVTLADTNPPVGASNDIYGWGRTCLTCEPSEQLKTATVRVTAISGEDADGGPVIRSTRGNGVSWQGDSGGPQLHNGRQVGVSFNGNGSTSQNYSSVIASRSWITEISGV
- a CDS encoding glycoside hydrolase family 9 protein — encoded protein: MGVARKWLAATIAVTTAATVLSVMKPSTPAVAAPQDRITASWNMQGQSDGTGGPPESRWTTTVRQLLNEHGVQVLALQEAGNAPPVSATQTARTFAQLQITEHEYNLGTSSRPDRVFIYWTNPGQQRNGLAIVTRERAQDAVALQVNSQFNSRPLAGVQLGSDWYFDAHALSMGPTRTNDAADIVDTARQFMAGRPSDEWMLLADFNQDPAQMPARLQRNIVAPDQPTHQGGGRLDWAYVGNQNNNTIDAQVGPSNSDHSYVRYVVNAGCGAGGGIGPRTTAQRDCYAPVPGETYRFYARHIPVDAVIALKTNDGDDIGPHVRTPRGSLDEALQVRFSMAPGQYQLAWPQTDPADERCLSWDPDSRNTGTTPCSEQAEVSRWQFKDGQIFTPGLSGSLQPSPNALGGRLVVAQDFYQWRAEPRNGIGPRWEPIGEFRDAAPIGSETHLPDLDGDGDADHVIVRPDGQVLAWRNDGARSTWTALGDITPADRGQPKTVHFGDLDGDGRDDYLRLLAADESPTGIRAMRVSRNESGDGQTRWGAPTIVANNLLYENSRFVDIDGDGDDDLINLDRINNASLWENRSPGRLPGPGDWHSVTGFATPADGFNDVSFTDITGDLRVDVVRVVHPGGEVRAWENIGAPWSRTTGWRPLGAIRDEGPFTGTTNLFADLDADRVGDFVLFNSVSGGLDGWLLPRYGTAEPGPGQPGQGGGQELPAGTLPAYGGGTPRPQLDGRLLQNSTFTGTDKPWWTNAGMTPKLDGGTFCVTAPASTNPWDVLVGHNSIYLPGGATYTLRFRARTNTAANPIVYLAPFDNPTNVTYLNKGFTTGTAWKEYEYSISTAYPEPYRLAQLQFRLGKSSAPYEFCMDDVTLTGAEYAYRADAGPDLKVNQHGYLPRGPKRATLLYGASSSVPWTLRRAGGGATVATGRTTPTGFDASAGAITHVIDFSHVTTTGRFELVYDGWVDRPSHPFDIRADLYDRLRTDATRFFYTNRSGIAIDGGIAGAAYARPAGHVADSPNGGDTQVPCQQPKSFLNNWTCSYRLDVTGGWYDAGDHGKYVVNGGIATYQLLSAWERNRPAALGDGTLAVPERGNGIPDILDEARWNLDFMLKMQVPDGLPLAGMVHHKVHDETWTGPPMLPHQDKKPRELHRPSTAATLNLAAVAAQASRIYQPYDAGFAARLRAAAERAYAAARANPALFAPYEDRSGGGPYNDGDVSDEFYWAAAELYLTTKNASYLATVRISRFHTAGTAFSQNGFYWGSVAALAQLDLARFGTELSDRDQIKGWVVAAADRLISFQKAERFGQTYTPTTGRYDWGSNASMLNNQVVLATAYDLTGADRYADAVFEGLDYLLGRNALGQSYITGYGVNDAKNQHSRWYAKSFDARLPNPPVGSVAGGPNSSLQDPLSASWLQGCAPQLCYVDNLEAWSVNEITINWNSALTWVAAFAADVAGRR
- a CDS encoding AAA family ATPase; this encodes MRSAAVSRGSLVGRSVELKVLDELIEGARSGRGESLVVRGEAGIGKSTLLAHARDAASGARVIQVSGAEFERELPYSALHQLCVPVLGHLADLPTRHADALRVAFGLAAGTPDLFHIGAATLGLLAAAAGVRPLLCVVDDAHWLDAASAKALAFVGRRVASEPIAMLFALRLPASDDLHELPSLDLTGLADAEARMLLAAHRHLLLDEQVLSRLLAEARGNPLALLELPEAGGFGQPDTAAVPTRIERSFRHRLSDLPDDARLLLTVASADPTGDPTLVWPATRLLGIDVSTASASAAATGLVEFAADIRFCHPLARSAVYHAASVGERHRAHRALAEATSAVTDPDRRAWHRAQASVGPDDDVAAELVRSATRAQTRGGVVAAAAFLERAAELSLNPAGRIERTLAAAQAALVAGRPDRAAALIRAVEHTALDEFQLAHADLLRGQVAFQSHRDDSGPEFMIRAGRRLAGLDPERARRCFLDAIETSLLVGRPSGVQDLVLAAVRSVPVTASRQPDVLDALGLLNSAGHRSAIPLIQQVLEDGNGSCRPGWTGYPALALMLAAEIWDPHRYWTIVEWLLRTGRESGSPLLLRLGLAQVGSYGALTADPELATAAIAEEEAIADATGGPPVPYPRLHLAAMRGRRAEALALFESATAAATISGSGLLTSNIDWASAVLHNGLADYPAALTAARRAVADGTLFLASFSLPELVEAAVRCGETDAARAALESLVERADASGTATGLGIAAYARGLVTGSEEHYRTAIAYLERSPLSAYRARAHLVYGEWLRREGRRLDCRTHLRTAHRLLSEAGFDGFARRAATELRATGERPRRRSPHTYDQLTIQELHIARLVAAGATSSEVAAQLFISPRTVDAHLRNIFRKLGINSRRQLRHRPDLGA
- a CDS encoding alkene reductase: MTSLFDNVSLGGLRLPNRVVMAPMSRVRSDREGLATASMATYYAQRATAGLIITEGTYPNPVGQSNPLTPGLYTPAQTDSWRQVTSAVHTNGGRVFAQLMHGGRISHPDTTGHQPVAPSAVAPREVYVFTPTGPQLAPTPRALSTAEVEGEVESFAAAARRAIVAGFDGVELHGANGYLMNQFLSGNTNLRTDRYGGSVSGHIRFAVEAVAATIDAVGADRVGLRLSPGAGVGDTVDTDIPAVYGALLAELVPLGPAYVHLAGTDDEILLGLRRAWPGTLIVNPSIPGTPVPSNRADAERWLAQGADLVAFGRAYLANPDLVERFRADLPLAVADLDTYYTGGDDGYLTYPAYAHPPLTATASV